The following DNA comes from Coleofasciculus sp. FACHB-1120.
ACACGCTGTAGGGGCTTTTTGATTGCCATGTCCCTACGATAGAATCAGGCATTCACTAATTAACTGCGTAAGTCCTGTTAGGGAAAGGATCTAGCGCTAAATCACCCGCAGGGCATTAGTCATAGCAAGTTTGATTGATTAGTCGTAATCTCAATCGACTTTGAAGAATACAAAATTTTTTGGTGCAATCTTGCAAAATTATGCGACGCCCGCCATTGACACCCTTGTTGTAACAGGTAGAAGATAGGGGCGATCGCTTCCCCCAGATTAACTATGCGCTTAAGTTTTTCTTTATAAGAGTTTGTAACTGTGATAGCATTTATTCTGTTTTTTCCCTAAACAATTAGTGGAATCAAAATCCAGCGCTTTTACACTAGCGCTTTTACACTTAGGAGGATCGAAATGGCACTTAGCGACCAGCTCTTGAACCCAAACAAAAAGGCTGAAGTTGTAGATGACTTCTGCAAATTGATCGATGAGGAGGTCGCTTCCAAGTCAGGTATATCTGGTCTTGCTATAAAGGCAGGCTACAGCGCGGTCAAGGGTATAAAGCCAGGGTACATTGGCTACGCCGTCGAGCAGTTCCTGCCAGGATTGTGTACAGCACTCGATCCCATTTGGAGCGAGAGTGTCCAGAAAGGAGATCCAGTCACGCACTTCGTTGCCAGCCGCTCTCCCGCCGCAGATGCTATCCTGAGCGTTACCGATGCCAGGATGGAGAGCGTCAGAAGCAGCCTCGCGTTGGGTACCTATAAAAAATTGCGCGGCTCGGCTAAGAAAAACGTGGAGGAAGGGATACCGGGATTGGCTAAGCTTCTCAAAAAACACACCTTGGTCTGAACGAGAAGGGAAGGTTCACACTCTGGTGCGGGTGGCTGTCCAAACAAGAGTGTGGAGTACGGTAGAGCTGTTCAACCCGATGCCCCTACTTACAAAATAAGCCGTTCTCTTCGTATCAGCCTAATTCAATCAGCATTTCTATCGTACTGAGCCGAAAGCCACAGGAAGAGAATAATCGCCTCGCCGCCTCGTTAGCAACAGTCGTATCGAGGCGAATTTGTTTGACTCCAATTGAGTTAAAGCGTTCAATCGCTCGCATCACCATCGCCTTCGCAATTCCAGCTTGGCGATATTCCTCTTCAACCCAGAGGTCGTGAATAAAAGCATATTCCTGTAAACGGTAAATGGGGATTTCCCGTTCTACCGTCGCTACCAGAAACGCCACCACTTGCTTATTTTCAGCCTCAGCGACTAGGAAGATATTGCGATCGCGTTGCGGTGGCGCATCCAGCGATGCACTAGACGCCATCCTACCCAACCACTTCTCATAACGCAACTCTGGATTCGGCAAGAATCCATACTTTGCCGAATCCCAAGCTTCATGCAAGGCACAAATCTTGGCAACCATTGGGAGGACAGATGGCACGTCAGCCGGTGTAGCAGAACGAATAAGCATATTTCAGTCTTTTGATGCTGAAACTGTATACTTGCTTATCCGTAGCATAGAAATGAAACATCTGGCAAAGATGCGCGCACTTCGTGCCGCTTCGCTAACAGACTAAAGTCTGGCGC
Coding sequences within:
- a CDS encoding GNAT family N-acetyltransferase, which gives rise to MLIRSATPADVPSVLPMVAKICALHEAWDSAKYGFLPNPELRYEKWLGRMASSASLDAPPQRDRNIFLVAEAENKQVVAFLVATVEREIPIYRLQEYAFIHDLWVEEEYRQAGIAKAMVMRAIERFNSIGVKQIRLDTTVANEAARRLFSSCGFRLSTIEMLIELG